In Gimesia benthica, a single window of DNA contains:
- a CDS encoding MBL fold metallo-hydrolase has protein sequence MPEIPGLYEGAGGPDAILLSHAHMDHTGLLEHCQSQIPVYASSGTSKMMLAGSLFAAQVGLSREQFREVLPESPVTIGDFKITGFPVDHSIYGCLAYLIEAEGQSILYSGDLRSHGRKPGMNRRLIEVLQDKTIDVMLMEGTHFGFPDGNSKNEYELEKEITELVRESESLVLASFSPQHVDRLVAFIRAAIKTKRTFVADVYTAFIMYLLKNEIPTIPQPKSAGLVRVYVPESLRQPNTRRGRVQQVERFEHAEIKLDEIMQSPEKYVMVFRSSMLDDFKEGLPQDVCCLYSRWHGYLEQSGWESTRHSIMQVDGTIHEVHTSGHMLSADIVQLVRNINPQAIVPVHTFEPGRFLEHFENVQLLQDGEPFLVEA, from the coding sequence TTGCCAGAGATTCCGGGCTTATATGAAGGGGCAGGGGGCCCTGATGCCATTCTGCTGTCCCATGCACACATGGATCACACGGGACTGCTTGAGCACTGTCAGTCTCAGATTCCGGTCTATGCCAGCTCTGGTACGAGCAAAATGATGCTGGCAGGAAGCCTGTTTGCAGCTCAGGTGGGACTGTCGCGTGAACAATTCCGTGAGGTCCTGCCAGAATCCCCCGTCACCATCGGGGATTTCAAAATCACAGGGTTCCCCGTAGATCATTCCATCTATGGATGTCTGGCATATTTAATAGAGGCTGAGGGGCAGTCGATTTTGTATTCCGGTGATCTCAGGTCCCATGGCAGAAAACCGGGAATGAACCGCCGGTTGATCGAAGTGCTCCAGGACAAAACCATTGATGTGATGTTGATGGAAGGCACGCACTTCGGTTTTCCGGATGGAAATTCGAAGAACGAATACGAGCTCGAAAAGGAGATCACAGAGCTCGTTCGGGAAAGCGAAAGCCTGGTTCTCGCATCCTTTTCGCCGCAGCATGTAGACCGACTGGTGGCCTTCATCCGTGCGGCCATAAAAACAAAGCGAACCTTCGTGGCTGATGTCTATACTGCTTTCATTATGTATCTGCTGAAAAATGAGATCCCAACAATACCGCAGCCCAAGTCAGCAGGATTGGTTCGGGTCTACGTCCCTGAGAGCCTCAGGCAGCCGAATACACGCAGGGGGAGAGTTCAGCAGGTGGAGCGATTCGAGCATGCAGAAATCAAACTGGACGAAATAATGCAAAGTCCTGAGAAATATGTGATGGTCTTTCGCTCTTCGATGCTGGATGATTTTAAGGAGGGACTTCCCCAGGATGTCTGTTGTCTGTATTCACGCTGGCATGGTTATCTGGAGCAGTCAGGCTGGGAATCTACTCGCCATTCCATAATGCAGGTCGATGGAACAATCCATGAGGTTCATACCAGCGGACATATGCTTTCAGCAGACATTGTCCAACTTGTGCGGAACATCAATCCCCAGGCCATTGTTCCAGTTCATACGTTTGAGCCTGGCCGATTTCTAGAACACTTTGAGAATGTGCAACTTCTTCAGGATGGTGAACCATTCTTGGTTGAGGCATGA
- a CDS encoding helix-turn-helix transcriptional regulator, which yields MNSKKKKLPPDSSVPRRLDRDRRVRQNARIARVLGVLNLIQSRGRWNLKAIASELECSTRTIQRDLEVLEFAGVPWYVDPADKCYRVRADYQFPTLMLTQDETIGQVVATALSKASGLDISSGASPTTRKLAATGNGEIQQLIADAARMIEVFDLKLVDHSQHQVVVKTLQNALLQGNKVSGRYDSPYEDETVRLTIHPYRLCLVKQAWYVIGHIEGETEAKTFRVARFKSLRMLEEPALVPDQFDLGEYFGNAWSVYRGEKSYQVKLRFEPQAARIVAETIWHHTQEVKQHQDGSVTLNFTVDGLDEILHWVLAWSGKVKVEAPETLRTMLLQELNAAISLNSTNHKH from the coding sequence ATGAATTCCAAAAAGAAAAAATTACCACCAGATTCCAGTGTCCCGCGTCGTCTGGATCGTGACCGGAGAGTTCGGCAAAATGCACGCATCGCACGCGTGCTGGGGGTCCTGAATTTAATTCAGTCTCGAGGGAGATGGAATCTGAAGGCGATTGCCAGCGAACTGGAATGCTCTACCCGAACGATCCAGCGGGATCTGGAAGTACTGGAATTTGCTGGAGTGCCCTGGTATGTCGATCCTGCTGATAAATGTTACCGGGTCCGGGCAGACTATCAATTTCCCACATTGATGCTCACTCAGGATGAAACGATCGGACAGGTGGTCGCCACAGCACTGTCCAAGGCTTCGGGACTGGATATCAGTTCTGGTGCCAGTCCTACAACACGAAAGCTGGCTGCAACCGGCAATGGCGAGATTCAGCAACTGATTGCCGATGCTGCTCGTATGATTGAAGTATTTGATCTCAAGCTGGTCGATCACAGCCAGCATCAGGTAGTTGTAAAAACGCTGCAAAACGCTTTGCTTCAGGGAAATAAAGTTTCTGGAAGATATGATTCCCCTTACGAAGACGAGACAGTACGGCTGACAATTCATCCCTATCGTCTCTGTCTAGTCAAGCAGGCCTGGTATGTGATCGGCCATATAGAGGGCGAAACAGAGGCGAAAACGTTCCGCGTGGCTCGTTTTAAAAGCCTACGGATGCTGGAAGAACCGGCATTGGTACCTGACCAGTTTGATCTTGGTGAGTATTTCGGAAATGCCTGGTCTGTTTATCGGGGAGAGAAGTCTTATCAAGTCAAATTACGGTTTGAGCCGCAGGCAGCCAGAATTGTTGCGGAAACCATCTGGCACCATACTCAAGAGGTCAAACAACATCAAGATGGCTCTGTGACGCTCAATTTTACCGTGGATGGCCTCGATGAAATCCTGCACTGGGTCTTAGCCTGGTCCGGAAAAGTGAAGGTGGAGGCTCCCGAAACGCTCAGAACGATGCTGCTTCAGGAACTGAATGCTGCAATCAGTCTTAACTCGACCAATCATAAGCACTGA
- a CDS encoding metallophosphoesterase has translation MAEENSKVSVRLIAIGDIHGHSLALQALLNHISPGKGDVIVTLGDYINRGPDSRGVLETLLGLQEQCHLIPILGNHEEMMLDSRDDRHAEQRWRFHGGEATIQSYGGNSGIEQIPQTHWDFLSQCRSYYETEDFIFTHANYCWYSALNDQPSSLLRWLSLEESTPRPHVSGKTVILGHTPGSVRDEGFYRCIDTGCGFEGILTAMDVESKRVWQVTETGEILEA, from the coding sequence GTGGCTGAGGAAAATTCGAAAGTCTCCGTGCGGCTGATCGCGATTGGCGATATTCACGGGCACAGTTTAGCGTTGCAGGCATTGCTGAATCATATTTCACCTGGAAAAGGCGATGTCATTGTAACCTTAGGGGACTATATCAATCGCGGTCCTGACAGTCGAGGCGTTCTGGAAACTCTCCTGGGGCTTCAGGAACAGTGTCATTTGATTCCGATCCTGGGAAACCATGAAGAAATGATGCTGGACAGTCGCGACGATCGTCATGCAGAACAACGGTGGCGGTTTCACGGAGGAGAGGCCACGATACAATCCTACGGCGGCAATTCTGGAATCGAACAGATTCCTCAGACTCATTGGGACTTTCTTTCTCAGTGCCGTTCGTATTATGAAACGGAGGATTTCATATTCACTCATGCGAATTATTGCTGGTACTCTGCACTCAATGATCAACCTTCTTCGCTACTCCGCTGGCTCTCCCTCGAAGAATCTACCCCACGACCACACGTCAGCGGCAAAACCGTAATCTTGGGACACACGCCTGGCTCGGTTCGGGATGAGGGGTTTTACCGATGCATCGACACAGGGTGTGGCTTTGAAGGCATCCTTACTGCAATGGATGTTGAATCAAAAAGAGTCTGGCAGGTTACAGAGACAGGTGAAATCCTGGAAGCATGA
- a CDS encoding ferredoxin reductase domain-containing protein, giving the protein MNQSSSQDSNSPESGTADWQDYGKYRGRVLHREKLANNVSRYIVEKPEGFTFQPGQAVELAIDEEGWREDKRPFTMTSLPSNPRLEFIIKSYKTEENPQHDGMTEHLGRDVEVGDRVIFGDAWGTITYRGPGIFIAGGAGLTPFIAIFRSLEQQEQIEGNRLFFSNKTKNDVFLQGDLFRMLGRSAVCTLTQETHPDYESGRIDREWLEHRVDDFSQNFYVCGPPAMVEDIQEILKSLGADPEALVFEGKE; this is encoded by the coding sequence ATGAATCAATCATCTTCACAAGATTCCAATTCTCCCGAGAGTGGTACAGCTGACTGGCAAGACTACGGAAAGTACCGCGGGCGAGTTCTTCATCGGGAAAAACTGGCGAACAATGTCAGTCGATACATCGTCGAAAAACCGGAAGGATTTACGTTCCAGCCCGGACAGGCCGTTGAATTAGCAATTGACGAAGAGGGGTGGCGTGAAGATAAGCGACCGTTCACAATGACGAGTCTACCCAGCAATCCCAGGCTGGAATTCATTATCAAATCCTATAAGACGGAAGAAAATCCCCAGCACGATGGTATGACAGAGCACTTAGGACGTGATGTCGAAGTCGGAGACCGTGTGATTTTCGGAGATGCATGGGGAACGATTACTTACCGGGGTCCGGGAATCTTTATCGCCGGCGGAGCTGGACTGACGCCGTTCATTGCAATCTTCCGGTCTCTGGAACAGCAGGAGCAGATCGAAGGAAATCGATTGTTTTTCTCCAATAAAACGAAGAATGACGTGTTTCTACAAGGAGACTTGTTTCGCATGCTCGGTCGGTCCGCAGTTTGCACGCTGACTCAGGAGACACACCCGGACTATGAGTCGGGCCGCATTGATCGGGAGTGGCTCGAACATCGCGTAGACGATTTCTCACAGAATTTCTATGTTTGCGGTCCTCCCGCGATGGTGGAAGACATTCAAGAGATTTTGAAAAGTCTGGGGGCTGATCCCGAAGCTTTGGTCTTTGAAGGTAAAGAATGA
- a CDS encoding PDZ domain-containing protein, with translation MTNETPSPTKLFILLTLVLFSLMPVIELHAEGDLPNITSLQLSVGEDGNCTLKVDSRDTEEAHKRDEKVKGEEIKLEAFGDAKVNKLDDGRLNVIYDFATIKDATQLFPSFLNDQAKKQLGQSISIDEDEGVLVLTPANNKRVNLPLPRMLRPPFTVRIDLLGHSEGMFQLTASPGGNLIATSLHGSKTPEKSASVGDIRVISRSANSKQLNSLLKVNHQKAELRDYHFKVDPEAVKNNAMLGIGYFGDLPIAVKKIEITAKIPPSFGIALKQVGTRIIAQQVVDGSAAQKAGIRKNDVIVAIGDKKAKSAKDALNSFSECELGKEVVLKVQRYGKDRAIKVIPQ, from the coding sequence ATGACAAACGAGACTCCATCACCGACGAAATTATTCATCCTGTTGACCTTAGTACTGTTTTCCCTAATGCCAGTTATCGAGTTACATGCTGAGGGCGATCTGCCGAATATTACATCTCTTCAGTTATCGGTTGGGGAGGATGGTAACTGCACACTTAAAGTAGATAGTCGCGACACTGAAGAAGCCCATAAGCGAGATGAAAAAGTCAAAGGTGAAGAAATCAAGCTTGAAGCATTTGGTGACGCCAAGGTAAATAAGCTAGATGATGGCCGCCTTAATGTAATTTATGATTTTGCAACGATCAAAGATGCAACTCAACTGTTTCCTTCATTTCTCAATGATCAAGCAAAAAAACAGCTAGGTCAGTCAATCAGTATTGATGAAGACGAAGGTGTACTGGTCCTGACTCCAGCCAATAACAAAAGGGTTAATCTCCCTCTTCCTAGAATGCTTCGTCCTCCATTTACTGTAAGGATAGATTTGCTTGGGCATTCAGAAGGTATGTTTCAATTAACCGCATCACCGGGTGGGAATTTAATAGCAACATCCTTACATGGATCCAAAACACCTGAGAAAAGTGCATCTGTCGGTGATATTCGAGTTATCTCACGATCCGCAAACAGCAAGCAACTGAATTCTCTTCTTAAAGTGAACCATCAGAAAGCAGAACTAAGAGACTATCATTTCAAGGTAGATCCAGAAGCGGTCAAAAACAACGCAATGCTTGGAATTGGTTATTTCGGAGATCTTCCTATTGCCGTTAAAAAAATTGAAATCACAGCCAAAATTCCTCCTTCATTCGGAATTGCTTTAAAACAGGTTGGAACAAGAATCATAGCTCAACAGGTTGTGGATGGTAGTGCGGCACAGAAAGCAGGAATTAGAAAAAATGATGTTATCGTGGCCATTGGAGATAAAAAGGCAAAAAGTGCCAAAGATGCTCTAAATTCATTCTCTGAATGTGAACTTGGAAAAGAGGTCGTTCTGAAGGTCCAAAGATACGGCAAAGACAGAGCAATTAAAGTGATTCCCCAATAG